The following is a genomic window from Egicoccus sp. AB-alg2.
TGGCATGCCGCCGTCGGCCGTGACGGTCCGACGTCGTCGACGAAGGGCGCCTACGAGCACGCCTTCGTCGTGCTGGCCACCTCCTCGGCGCAGGCAGCCGGCCGGCCGGGTGCCGGGGACCTGCTCGCCGACGCGCTCGAGGTGCAGGAACGCCACTTCTGGGACGACACCGACGGTGCGGTGGTGGACGCCTACCTCGACCCGGCGTTCGAGACGCTCGAGGACTACCGCGGCGCGAACGCCAACATGCACACCGTCGAGGCCTACCTGGCGGCCGCGGACGTCACCGGCGACCGCGTGTGGCTGGAGCGCGCGGACCGGATCGTGCACCGGTTCGTGCACGGCGCCGCGGGCGGGCACGGCTGGCGCCTGCCGGAACACTTCGACCCGGAGTGGCGCCCCCGTCTCGACTACAACCGCGACGAGCCGGCGCACCCGTTCCGTCCCTACGGCGCCACCGTCGGGCACGCCTTCGAGTGGGCGCGGCTCGCCCTGCACCTCGAGGCCGCCCGCGGCGAGACGGCGACGCAACTGCGCAGCGACGCCGAGGCGCTGTTCGACCGCGCGGTCGAGGACGGCTGGGACGCCGACGGTGCGCCAGGCTTCGTCTACACGACCGACTGGGACGGCACCCCGGTGGTCCGCAACCGCCTGCACTGGGTCGTCACCGAGGCCGTCAACGCGGCCGCCGCGCTGTACCTCGCCACGGGCGAGGAGCGCTACGCCGACTGGTACCGCACCTGGTGGGACTACGCCGAGGCGCACCTGATCGATCGCGAGGCGGGCTCCTGGCACCACGAGCTGGCGCCGGACAACCGTCCGGCCGCCAGCGTGTGGGCCGGCAAGCCGGACCTGTACCACGCCGTGCAGGCGACGCTGGTCCCGCGCCTGCCGCTGGTTCCGTCGCTGGCGAGCGCCCTTGCCGCGGGCCGCGCCTAGACCACGGCCGCCGGGGCGTCGGAGGAGGTGTTCGCCTCCGCGTCATCATCGACCGGCACGGCGCCGGTACCGCCCGCCGGCCCGTCGACGGGCACCGGCCGGTACAGCTGCACCGGGATGCGGTCGCTGCCGGCCGCGAGGTGGGCGGCCAGGACGTGGCGGCCCTTCAGCAGGTACAGCCGGCGGTCGTGCAGCAGCGACACGTAGGAGGCCTCCAGCGGGTGCACCGTGCGGCCCGCGTGCCAGCGGACCTTCGCCGGGTCGATGTGGGGATCGCGGACGAAGACCTCCAGGCCGTAGCGAGGCACCAGCACGCGCACGCCGTTGGTGACCCACTCACCGGTGGGCCAGCGCGCCTCGTCCAGGACGTGGACGCGTCCGGGGAGGTAGTCGGGAAGCAGCGTCGGCAGCTGCGACGGCACGTGCAGGTTCAACGTTGGTCCTCGCGGTGCGGGACGGGCTCGGGAGGAGGCAGGTCGCGGGTTCGGGTACCGCGGACCGGCGGGATCGAAGCGCGCCCGGGTTCCGGAGACGTTTCGGGCCGGCGACGACGCGGCGACACGCGCGTGCACGCCTGCGGGGACGAACTCGGACGGTGGCGGGGTCGCGTCGCTAGCTCGCGCACCGGATCCCGCGGCCGAGCGTACGCGATGCCAACGCCTCGATCACGGGAACGACGTCGGGCAGTGGTGCGCTCTCGTCGTCCCCGTAGCACTCCAGCAGCCACCGGCTGCCGTCCGGGGTCGTCTCCGCGATCCCGACGACCCAGTCGAAGCCTTCCTCGGCCAGGACCGCCCGTTCCTGGGGATCGGCGCGGGGGTCGTCGGCGTCGACCGCGAAGCCGCCACCGTTGCGGAACGCCTCGGCGGTGGTCGGATATTCCGTGATGGGGTACTCGCCGTCCTCGGCCATCGGCTTCAACGGCTCGCCGACGCGCCGGCGCCGCACGTGGCGGGAGTGGGTCGCCAGCACGTCGTTCCCGGGCTTGGCGACGCTGAGCACCCACCGGTTGAGGTCGAACATCGCCACCGCCACGGCGCCGACCTGCTCCAGGCGCGTGGGTGCGTCGTCCGCGTCGTCGACCGCGCGGCTCCAGCGGCCGAGCGCCGCCTCGAGGGACCGCCGGTGGCCCCGGCTGCGGGCGCGGCGGCCGCCGGCCGCCGTCTCCGCGGCATGGGCGAGCCGTGACGGCGGTGGCGGGCTCCCGGAGCCGTCGTCGACGACCACCGCCAGCCCTGTCGCCTTCGCGCGGTATTGCGCGACGTCCGCCCGGGCGAGCAGGTCGGTCAGCGTCGTGTCGGCAGGTCCGGCCGTGGCGACGCCGATCGCGACCTGCGGTTGCGGTGGTGGGCTGTCGGCGAGCAGTTCGGTGAACCGGGCGACCAGCGCCATCGCCTCCTCGGCGCCCCCGGCCAACACGACGCAGAACTCGTCGCCGCCCAGCCGCGCGGCCAACGATTCCGCATGCGTCAACGAGACGCGGCTGAGCGCGTCGCCCACGGTGACCAGCAGGTCGTCGCCGGCCGCGTGCCCGTGGACGTCGTTGATCTCCTTGAGCCCGTTGACGTCCAGCATGATGGCCGTGACCGGCTGGGCCGGCCCGGCGACCAGCAGCGCCGCCGCGAAGTCCTCCAGCGGGCGGCGGTTGGCCAGGCGCGTCAGCGGGTCCTCGCCGGCCAACCGCGACAGGTGCCCGTAGTGCTCCGCCCGCGAGATGGCGAGCCCGACGAAGCCGGCGACCGCGGTCAGGTACGGCACGTCGGCGGCCGAGAAGGACGGCTCCGCGGCGGACGTGGTGACGTACAGCTCGCCCCACACGGCGCCTTCGACGACGATCGCGACACCAGCCGCGGAGCCCAGGCCGGCGCGGCGGAGGCGGTCGCGCTCGTCGGCGTCGATGGCGGGGTCGTCCGCGGCGCGCAGGATCACCGAGCGCTCGAGCAGCAGCCGCGAGGTCACCGGCAGGTCGCGCAGCAGGTAGTGCTCGTCGCGTGGGCGCCGCTCGGCGTCCCCCCGCAACTCCCCGACGTTGACGAGGGTGCGCAGCGCGGCCCCCTCCCGGTCCCAGCGCGAGATCGACAACGAGAGGCCGCCGAGCGCGCTCAGCGCCTCGTCGGCACAGATCTCCAGGACGTCGAGGAGTTCGCCGCTGGCCCCGATGGCGCGGGCAACGCCGACCAGGCCACGCAGGCGCTCACCCGCGTCGTCACGTCCGCGCAGGCGCTGCTCGACCTCGCGCACCGCGGGCACCGGCGCCGACGACACCGCCGTGCAGTACCACCACGTGCGCAGCCGACCGGCCAGGTCCGCCGCCAGGTCCGCGTCGTCGGGCGCCAGTTCCCGCAGCGCCTCGCCCAGGTCGCGGCGGACGCGGCGGGCGACCGCCAGACGGGCGACCGCCGCGGCCAGCGCGCCGGGGTGGGCGTCGGCCCGCAGCACGGGCGCCTGCGACAGGTGCGCCTCGAGCTCCCGCCAGGCGGGCACGGCATGGGCGGTGCGCACCACCTGCAGCAGTTCGCCGGCCCCGACGAGCGTCGCCAGGAGCACGACGACGTCGATCTGCGTCCGCGACAACGACAGCGCCGCGCCCACCACCCGGGCGGCCTCGACGGTGTCGGCCCGAAGGGACCCGGCACGAGGGTCGCCCGCGACGACCACCGCCGCGGCCGCCGCGGCGAGGTCGAGGGCGCGTGGCCCCACCAGCGGCTGTTCGCGACGGGGCGGTTCGACGCGGCCGGCCGCGACCCTCGTGTGGGTCGTCTCCGCGTCGGCGGGCGCGGCGAAGAGCACGCCCTGGCCCAACTCGCAGCCCCATTCGCGCAGGGTGGCGATCTGTTCGGGCCGGTCGATGCCGTCGGCGACGACCTCCAGCCCGAGCGAGCCGCCGAGTCCGATCGCGGCCTGCACGACCAGCGCCCGGCCCCGCGTCGGGCCGGTGGCCGTGCCGACCGCCGAGACGAAGCCGCGGTCGAGCTTCAGCATCGTCACCGGAGCGGACGCCAGCCGGTCGACCGTGGTCATGCCGGTCCCGAAGGCATCCAGCGCGATGCCGATGCCCAGGTCGGCGAGCGCGTACAGCGGCAGTGGCGCGGCGCCCTCGGCGTCGAAGGCCGTGTGCTCGCTGACCTCCACGACCAGGGCGCCGGCCGGCAGGGCCGTGGCCGCGAGCACGCGCCGGACCAGGTCGACGAACACCGGCGACGCCAGCGCCGACGACGACACGTCGAGGTGCAACCGCAGCCCCGCGAGCGTCGACGCACGCCGCCAGGTGGCCAGCTGGGTGCACGCGCGCACGAGCGTCTCGGCCGCGACGGCCGTTGCCAGCCCGTAGCGTTCGGCGACCGCCGTCGGGTCCAGGTCCGTGCCGTCGGCACGCACCGTCGCCTCGACGGCCACCGGGCGCGCGGACGCGAGCTCGACGACCGGCTGGTAGACGACGGACAGACCTTCACCGGCCAGCAGCTGCGCGAGCCGCGCGGCCTCGGGGGCGTGCTCCGCCGGACGATCGCCCTGCCACGTCAGCAGGGTCGCCTGGACGGCGGCACGCAACTCGCGCGGGACCGGCGCCTCGCGCCGGCCGTGCACCGTCCCGCCCCTCAACGCCGCCCCTCGCTGACCGTTTCCGGACATATCGGCTGATGGGGACGGGAGTCGAGCGGTTCGCGCACCGGTCGAATGACCAGGTCGGCCCTCGCACGCGCCGGCACGGGACATGGGCGGCTGGTGCGCTGTCGCGGTGGGCCGGGGCGCGCGGCCGCACGTCCGGTCGCGCACGCCCGAGCGGCCGGCGGGCCTCGCCGCGCACGCGTCTAGGCTCGCTCGCGGCGGCCGCCGCCGCGTACGAGAGCCGTGCGTCGGGGTGCGGCAATCCGATGGGTCTTCGATGGCAATCGCCCCGGTCCGCAAGGTGCCCACGGGGATCCCGGGCTTCGACGTCATGGCGCACGGCGGCCTGCCGGCCGGTCGCACCACGCTGGTCGCCGGCAGCGCCGGTTCGGCCAAGACCCTGTTCGCGTCGCAGTACCTCGCCGGCGGGATCATGGCCCACGACCAGGCGGGCGTCTTCGTCACCTTCGAGGAGACGCCGCTCGACGTGCGCCGCAACCTCGTGTCGTTGGGGTGGGACGTCGAGGCCTGGGAGGCGGCCGGCAAGTGGCGCTTCGTCGATGCCTCGCCGGACCCCGAGCAGGATGTCACGCTGACGGGCGCCTGGGACTTCGGTGCGCTGATGGCGCGGATCCGCCGGGCGGTGGAGTCGATCGGCGCGACCCGCGTCGTCGTCGATTCCCTCGGCGCGGTCTTCAGCGAGTTCTCCCAGAGCGGGCGCGTCCGGCGCGAGCTGCGGCGACTCGTACGCGGGCTGCGGGACCTTGACGTCACGTCGGTCATGACGGTCGAGCGCACCTCGGAGTACGGCGACCTCAGCCGCTGGAACGTGGAGGAGTTCGTCACCGAGGACGTGATCGTGCTGCGCAACATCCTCGAGGACGAGGCTGCGCGCCGGACGATGCAGATCCTGAAGTTCCGGGGTACCACCCACCGCAAGGGTGAGTTCCCGTTCGCGATCATCAACGATCGTGGCATCGTCGCCCTGCCACTGGCCAACTCCGCGCTGATCGACCTGCGATCGAGTTCGGAACGCATCGACTCCGGCAACGACGTGCTGGACGGCATGTGTGGTGGCGGGCCGTTCCGCGACTCGATCAGCCTCGTCTCCGGGGCCACCGGCACGGGCAAGACCCTGACGGTCACGGAGTTCATGAAGGGTGGGTCCCGCAGCGGTGACCGATGCCTGCTGTTCGCCTTCGAGGAGTCGCGCGCGCAGCTGATCCGCAACGCCGCCGGCTGGGGCGTGGACTACGAACGGATGGAGCGCGACGGGCTGCTGCGCATCGTCGCCGCCTATCCGGAGACGGCGTCCCTGGAGGAGCACCTCGTCTCCATAACCGACGCGGTGAACGACTTCCAGCCGCAGCGCTTCGCCCTCGACTCGCTGTCCGCCCTGGAGCGGGCGGCCACGTTGCGCGGGTTCCGGCACTTCGTGATCGGCGTCACCTCGATGCTCAAGGAGCGCGGGGTCACCGGGATGTACACGGCCACGACGCCCAGCCTCATGGGCGGCGCGTCCGTCACCGAGTCGCACATCTCCACGCTGACCGACGCGATCATCCTGCTGCGCTACGTGGAGCTGGCCGGCGAGGTGAAGCGCGCGATCTCGGTGCTGAAGATGCGCGGATCCATCCACGACCGCGAGATCCGCGAAATCACCATTGACGGCTCCGGCATGCACATCGGCGAGCAACTCACCAACGTGTCGGGTGTGCTCTCCGGGGCGCCGCGGCAGTTGGGACCGGACGAGCTCGAGGTCGTGGGTCGCCAGGCCTGACGCCATGGCGGCCGGCGACGGGGGAGGAGGGCGCATGGACCGACCACCGCAGGTCCAGCTCCGATTGCGCCTGTACGTCAATCGGCACGCGCCCGAGTCGGCCACGGTCGAGGCCAACCTGCGTGCCCTCTGCGACGGCGCCGGGCTGGAGTACGACGTCGAGGTGTTGGACGTGGACGAGCACGCCGATGCGGCCGAGGCGGACCGGATCATGCTGACGCCGACGCTCCTCCGGCTCACCCCGCCGCAGCTGCGGGTGGCCGGCGACCTGACCGACGTCGAGGCGGCACTCGACGGCCTGGGGCTGCGGATCTGGGCGCGCAACCACCGACGACCGGTCGTGAACGACGGATCCGTGTGAGACGGCGTCAGCCGCTCGTGTCGTCGGTCTGCCGGCTGGCCGCCGCACGGGCGATCTCGGCGCACAACTCGTCGTTGCGGTAGGGCTTGGCGATGAACGAGGTGTAGGCACCGGCCCCGGCGAGATGGTCGGCGACCTCGCTCTGGTCGAAGCCGCTGAAGAACACCACGGGCAGGTCGGGCTCGGCCTCCCGCAGGCGGGGGAAGGCGTCGTGCCCGGTCATCTCCGGCATCATCACGTCGAGGAGCACGACGTCGACGCTTCCGCCCCGTTCACGTACGAGGTCGACCGCCTGCCGGCCGTTGTCCGCGAGCACGACGTCGTAGCCGGCATGGCGCAGGATCAGCGACGTGACGTCGCGGACCATGGCGTCGTCGTCGACGACCAGCACGGTCGTCGACGACACGGCGGTCGGCCCGACGTCGGTCACGTGCCCGCCCGCGGCACCGGCAGCAGGACGCGGAAGCGGGTGCCGCGCCCGGGGACGCTGTCGACGTCGATGGCGCCGCCGTGGGCCGCCACGATGCCCGAACTGGCGGCCAGCCCCAGCCCGCGGCCGGCGAACTTCGTGCTGAAGAAGGGGTCGAAGAGCCGCTCCCGGACGTCGTCCGGGATGCCGGGGCCGTCGTCCTCCACCTCGATGACGACGTAGCGGCCGGGGCGCAGCGCGCCGGTCGGGTGGGTCTCCGCCTGACGCGGCCCGACCGTGGTCGTCCGGGTCCGGACGTGGACGTGTCCCGGGCGGTCGCCGATCGCCTCGCCAGCGTTGATGACGAGGTTCATCAGGACCTGGCGCAGTTGGGTCGGGTCGGCGTGCAGGGTGGGGAGGTCCGGTCCGGCGTCGACCGTGAGCTCGGTCGTGCGGGGGATGCTGGACTGCAGCAGGCGGGCCATCCCCGTGACCAGTTCGTCCAGGTGGACGCGGCTGAACTCGATGCTGCCGCGACCGCCGTAGGCCAGCATGGAGCGCGCCAGTTCGGCCGCGCGCCCCGTGGCCTCCAGGATCTGCGACAGCGCGTGCTCGACCAGTTGGGGGTCGTCCAGACGGTCGCGGGCGATCGTGGCCCAGCCCTGCATGCCCACCAACAGGTTGTTGAAATCGTGCGCGACCCCGCCGGCGAGGGTCGCGAGGCTCTCCGCCTGCTGCAGGTTGCGCAGCCGCTCCTCGCTGCGACGTTCCCGCGTGATGTCGCGGGCGATGACGACGTGCCCGACGATGTCGGCGCCGTCGTCGAGCATGGGTGCTGCCGTGACCGCCAGCAGCAGTGGCTCCCGGTCGCGTTCCAGGCGGAACTCGTCGCGCACCTGGGCCCGGGCCTCGGTCGCGGTCCGCAGCAGTGCCTCGACCTGCTGGCGTGTGCCGTCACGGAGCAGTTCGTGCAGCGGCCGTCCCTCGGCCTCGGCGACGCTCACGCCCAGCACCTGTTCGCCGGTGTCGTTGAGCGTGACGACGCGGCCCTCCGGGGTCACGCTGAGGATCGCATCCGGAGCGTGGTGGACCAGCGCCGCGAGGTACTGCTCGGAGACCGTCGTCGGTTCGGCCTGCGGCGGTGCGGGGCTCGGGCCCAGGACGTCGCGGTTGATCGCGTCCAGCGCCCGCCGGACGCGGCGTCGACGGACCGCGGTGGACGCCGCCCGGTCCAGCGTGAGACGCAGCTGCCGACCATCGGGGGGGCCGGCCACCACGACCACGTTGGTGAGTTCCGGCGCCAGCGCCAGCCGGGTCCGCGCCGTCGTGACCTGCTCGGGCGGGACGACCAGCGCCAGGCCGATGGCGCTGTCGGCACGACGGATGCTGCGAGCCGCCGACAGCGGCCGGCGGCAGGAGCTCCCGATGGCGACCAGTTCCGGACGCGGCTGCGCGTGACGGAGCAGGTCCAGGCACTGCTCCACGTCGGCGACGAAGCGCAATCCGCCGTCCGTCCCGGCCGCCGCCTCGGCGACGGTGCCGGTGTCGGGTTCGAGGAGCAGGATGCGGGTCATCGCGTCACAACAGCGGTAGGTCGAGCAGGGAACGGCCCAGCCAGCTCTTCAACAGGTCGGTCGACGGGGACATGACGTGCGCCGCCCGTGCGTCGCGCAGGGCGCGGGTCAGCGCGCCGTTCGCCTGGTAGGCGGCCCCACCGGTGAGGGTGAGCGCCTCGTTGGCGACGTGGACGGCCGCGTCCGCGATCTCCGCCTTGGAGGCGAACAGGGCGTTGCGGGCGGCCGGGTCGCCGCGATCACCCGACGCGGCGGCGTGGTGGAGCAGTTGCCGGCTGCGTTCCACGGTCGCCCACAGGCCACCGAGACGGTGCGCGATCGTCTCGCTGGTGCCGATCGGCTCGCCGGTGTGGTCGTACGCGCGCTTGCGCAGGTGGTCGATGGTGCCCTCGAGGGCCGCACGGGCGACGCCGAGGTAGGTGCCCGCCATCGCGACGATGAAGTACGGCGCGATCACCTCGAAGACGTACCAGGTCTCGTCGCCGACGGCGCCGAGCAGGTTCTCCACCGGCACCGGCGCGTCTTCCAGCAGCAGCCCGCGCGAGCTGTTGCCCCGCATGCCGAAGCCGTTCCAGGCGCCCTGCCAGCTGGCGCCCGCCGTGCCGGCGTCCAGCAGCAGGCAGGAGAACGTGCCGGGGTCGAGTTCCGCGTCCTCGCCCACGACGCTCAGCACGTACGAGTCGGCCTCGCCGCCGCTGGTCACGAACGACTTGCGGCCGTTGACGACGAAGTGCCCGTCGGCGCGCCGGTACGTCACCCGCGGCAGGTAGAAGTGGACGCCCGTCCCCGGCTCCGACAACGCCAGCGAGGTGACGTGTTCACCGGCGGCGATGGCAGCGAGGTAGCCCTTGCGCTGGTCCTCGGTCGCTTTCACGTCGATGACCTTGGCCGCGACGCAGTGCATGCCGAACACCAGGCCCGTCGAGGCACAGACGCGGCCGAGTTCCTCCGTGACCAGCGCCAGGGCCAGCAGCCCCTCGCCGCGGCCGCCCACCTCGGCGTCCACGTTCAGGCCCAGCAGGCCGGCGTCACCGAGCGTCTGCATCGCACGCCGTGGCCAGCGCGCGTCCCCGTCGACGTGTTCGACCTCCTCGGCGACGACCGAGGTGGCGATGTCACGTGCTGTCTCGGTCAGCAGCGACAGTCGGGCCGGAAGGCCCGCCGCTTCACGCACGCGCCGTTCCTCCGCATGCCGACGCCATGGCGACCACCTACCCTAGTCGTTCTCGGTCGAACGACCGTCACCGCCCGACGGACGGGGACGGCTCCGGCGCCGCCCGTGGCTCAACGCGAGGCGCCGGCGCCCGCGGTCCCGGTCGCGGTGCGGGCCAGGTCGTCCTGCGCGGCCGCCAGCACGTCCACGATGTCGGCCCCGAACCGGACGTCACACGGATGCGGCGAGCCGCCGTCGGCGGCCCTCGACAACGCGGCGACAGCGACGCCGAGCGCGTCGGTCGCCTCGTACGCGAGTCCGCCGGGCAGCTCGCGCCAGCCGGCCGGCCCGTAGAAGGCCAGTCGCCGGCCGGCCGCCGCCTCGGGCATCGTCAGGCTCAGCAGCGCCTGACTGGAGGCGCCGCCCTCGTGACGCAGCGCCAGGTGGACCGTGTCGCCCGGGCCGGCCGCCGCCCGCACCTCGTGGACCGGGCCGAGGACCGGCAGCAACAGCGACAGCACGTGCGGCCCGACGTCCCAGAGGGCGCCGTGTTCACGCCGCCAGGGCGAGGCGCCGAACGGGTTGCCGGGCGCGTCGAGC
Proteins encoded in this region:
- the kaiC gene encoding circadian clock protein KaiC — encoded protein: MAIAPVRKVPTGIPGFDVMAHGGLPAGRTTLVAGSAGSAKTLFASQYLAGGIMAHDQAGVFVTFEETPLDVRRNLVSLGWDVEAWEAAGKWRFVDASPDPEQDVTLTGAWDFGALMARIRRAVESIGATRVVVDSLGAVFSEFSQSGRVRRELRRLVRGLRDLDVTSVMTVERTSEYGDLSRWNVEEFVTEDVIVLRNILEDEAARRTMQILKFRGTTHRKGEFPFAIINDRGIVALPLANSALIDLRSSSERIDSGNDVLDGMCGGGPFRDSISLVSGATGTGKTLTVTEFMKGGSRSGDRCLLFAFEESRAQLIRNAAGWGVDYERMERDGLLRIVAAYPETASLEEHLVSITDAVNDFQPQRFALDSLSALERAATLRGFRHFVIGVTSMLKERGVTGMYTATTPSLMGGASVTESHISTLTDAIILLRYVELAGEVKRAISVLKMRGSIHDREIREITIDGSGMHIGEQLTNVSGVLSGAPRQLGPDELEVVGRQA
- a CDS encoding response regulator, which produces MTDVGPTAVSSTTVLVVDDDAMVRDVTSLILRHAGYDVVLADNGRQAVDLVRERGGSVDVVLLDVMMPEMTGHDAFPRLREAEPDLPVVFFSGFDQSEVADHLAGAGAYTSFIAKPYRNDELCAEIARAAASRQTDDTSG
- a CDS encoding acyl-CoA dehydrogenase family protein, with the translated sequence MREAAGLPARLSLLTETARDIATSVVAEEVEHVDGDARWPRRAMQTLGDAGLLGLNVDAEVGGRGEGLLALALVTEELGRVCASTGLVFGMHCVAAKVIDVKATEDQRKGYLAAIAAGEHVTSLALSEPGTGVHFYLPRVTYRRADGHFVVNGRKSFVTSGGEADSYVLSVVGEDAELDPGTFSCLLLDAGTAGASWQGAWNGFGMRGNSSRGLLLEDAPVPVENLLGAVGDETWYVFEVIAPYFIVAMAGTYLGVARAALEGTIDHLRKRAYDHTGEPIGTSETIAHRLGGLWATVERSRQLLHHAAASGDRGDPAARNALFASKAEIADAAVHVANEALTLTGGAAYQANGALTRALRDARAAHVMSPSTDLLKSWLGRSLLDLPLL
- a CDS encoding nitrogen regulation protein NR(II) yields the protein MTRILLLEPDTGTVAEAAAGTDGGLRFVADVEQCLDLLRHAQPRPELVAIGSSCRRPLSAARSIRRADSAIGLALVVPPEQVTTARTRLALAPELTNVVVVAGPPDGRQLRLTLDRAASTAVRRRRVRRALDAINRDVLGPSPAPPQAEPTTVSEQYLAALVHHAPDAILSVTPEGRVVTLNDTGEQVLGVSVAEAEGRPLHELLRDGTRQQVEALLRTATEARAQVRDEFRLERDREPLLLAVTAAPMLDDGADIVGHVVIARDITRERRSEERLRNLQQAESLATLAGGVAHDFNNLLVGMQGWATIARDRLDDPQLVEHALSQILEATGRAAELARSMLAYGGRGSIEFSRVHLDELVTGMARLLQSSIPRTTELTVDAGPDLPTLHADPTQLRQVLMNLVINAGEAIGDRPGHVHVRTRTTTVGPRQAETHPTGALRPGRYVVIEVEDDGPGIPDDVRERLFDPFFSTKFAGRGLGLAASSGIVAAHGGAIDVDSVPGRGTRFRVLLPVPRAGT
- a CDS encoding Gfo/Idh/MocA family protein, yielding MRFGLVGTGYWAAEVHAPALTAADDVEFVGVWGRDTAKAARVADAYGTTAYEDADALFAEVDAVAFAVPPDVQADLAVRAARAGCHLLLEKPVALTATAAHAVRDAAEAAGVASVVFLTSRFVPPIQRWLEETAAEGGWLGGQATLLAALDAPGNPFGASPWRREHGALWDVGPHVLSLLLPVLGPVHEVRAAAGPGDTVHLALRHEGGASSQALLSLTMPEAAAGRRLAFYGPAGWRELPGGLAYEATDALGVAVAALSRAADGGSPHPCDVRFGADIVDVLAAAQDDLARTATGTAGAGASR
- a CDS encoding EAL domain-containing protein, whose amino-acid sequence is MRGGTVHGRREAPVPRELRAAVQATLLTWQGDRPAEHAPEAARLAQLLAGEGLSVVYQPVVELASARPVAVEATVRADGTDLDPTAVAERYGLATAVAAETLVRACTQLATWRRASTLAGLRLHLDVSSSALASPVFVDLVRRVLAATALPAGALVVEVSEHTAFDAEGAAPLPLYALADLGIGIALDAFGTGMTTVDRLASAPVTMLKLDRGFVSAVGTATGPTRGRALVVQAAIGLGGSLGLEVVADGIDRPEQIATLREWGCELGQGVLFAAPADAETTHTRVAAGRVEPPRREQPLVGPRALDLAAAAAAVVVAGDPRAGSLRADTVEAARVVGAALSLSRTQIDVVVLLATLVGAGELLQVVRTAHAVPAWRELEAHLSQAPVLRADAHPGALAAAVARLAVARRVRRDLGEALRELAPDDADLAADLAGRLRTWWYCTAVSSAPVPAVREVEQRLRGRDDAGERLRGLVGVARAIGASGELLDVLEICADEALSALGGLSLSISRWDREGAALRTLVNVGELRGDAERRPRDEHYLLRDLPVTSRLLLERSVILRAADDPAIDADERDRLRRAGLGSAAGVAIVVEGAVWGELYVTTSAAEPSFSAADVPYLTAVAGFVGLAISRAEHYGHLSRLAGEDPLTRLANRRPLEDFAAALLVAGPAQPVTAIMLDVNGLKEINDVHGHAAGDDLLVTVGDALSRVSLTHAESLAARLGGDEFCVVLAGGAEEAMALVARFTELLADSPPPQPQVAIGVATAGPADTTLTDLLARADVAQYRAKATGLAVVVDDGSGSPPPPSRLAHAAETAAGGRRARSRGHRRSLEAALGRWSRAVDDADDAPTRLEQVGAVAVAMFDLNRWVLSVAKPGNDVLATHSRHVRRRRVGEPLKPMAEDGEYPITEYPTTAEAFRNGGGFAVDADDPRADPQERAVLAEEGFDWVVGIAETTPDGSRWLLECYGDDESAPLPDVVPVIEALASRTLGRGIRCAS
- a CDS encoding AGE family epimerase/isomerase, with product MTAPIGVSDADRLQAETERLLRFGTDGRHPAGGFAWLRDDGSPDLDRDVELWITCRMTHVYALGHLLGFDGAVELVDHGLAALDGPLRDHQHGGWHAAVGRDGPTSSTKGAYEHAFVVLATSSAQAAGRPGAGDLLADALEVQERHFWDDTDGAVVDAYLDPAFETLEDYRGANANMHTVEAYLAAADVTGDRVWLERADRIVHRFVHGAAGGHGWRLPEHFDPEWRPRLDYNRDEPAHPFRPYGATVGHAFEWARLALHLEAARGETATQLRSDAEALFDRAVEDGWDADGAPGFVYTTDWDGTPVVRNRLHWVVTEAVNAAAALYLATGEERYADWYRTWWDYAEAHLIDREAGSWHHELAPDNRPAASVWAGKPDLYHAVQATLVPRLPLVPSLASALAAGRA
- a CDS encoding circadian clock KaiB family protein, whose product is MDRPPQVQLRLRLYVNRHAPESATVEANLRALCDGAGLEYDVEVLDVDEHADAAEADRIMLTPTLLRLTPPQLRVAGDLTDVEAALDGLGLRIWARNHRRPVVNDGSV